From Pseudoalteromonas sp. DL-6, one genomic window encodes:
- a CDS encoding DUF3369 domain-containing protein — MEDFLFSNEQPPEVASEEQGTWKVLIVDDEPEVHAVTRLALSDFKFQDKRLEFISAYSGAEAKKLIDDHPDAAIILLDVVMETDDAGLQVAKYIRDTVKNNYIRIILRTGQPGQAPERQVIVNYDINDYKSKTELTAQKLFTVMMASLRSYRDIISIEQSREGLEKIITASRNIFATHSMDNFIEGVMQQLTSLLNVADEAMYATTLVAQNPSEELNKKLIVCSGTGDFAKREGEELETVLAEDQLQACQEALANKAIVYRDDYLFAYCSSKFNHNSMLFVSGVPSKLTDTQRNLIEIFSQNVQLAFENVQLHTEVEATQQELVYRLSEAVEQRSCETGNHVKRVAYICYELALGYGLSEEQANLIRFASPLHDVGKIGIPDAILNKPGKLNSDEWEIMKTHAGKGYAILKDSPRKIVSAGALIAQQHHEKWDGSGYPCGLKGERIDIFARIVALADVYDALRHKRCYKSAWTLEEAVAEINANKGTHFDPKLVDVFNDRLEELEAVLLRFPDKTHN; from the coding sequence ATGGAAGATTTTTTATTTTCAAATGAACAACCACCTGAAGTAGCAAGTGAAGAGCAAGGGACATGGAAAGTTTTAATAGTTGATGATGAGCCAGAGGTTCATGCTGTAACCCGTTTAGCGTTAAGTGACTTTAAATTTCAAGATAAACGCTTGGAATTTATTAGCGCTTACTCAGGTGCAGAGGCAAAAAAGTTAATTGATGATCATCCTGATGCAGCCATCATCCTACTTGATGTTGTAATGGAAACAGACGACGCCGGTTTGCAAGTCGCGAAGTACATACGCGATACCGTTAAAAATAATTACATTCGTATCATTTTACGTACTGGGCAACCGGGGCAAGCGCCTGAACGCCAAGTTATTGTGAATTACGACATAAATGACTACAAATCAAAAACAGAACTCACCGCACAAAAACTATTCACCGTGATGATGGCTAGTCTTCGCTCGTATCGAGATATTATTTCTATTGAGCAGTCACGTGAGGGGCTAGAAAAAATAATTACCGCCTCTCGCAATATTTTTGCCACTCATTCAATGGATAACTTTATTGAGGGGGTGATGCAGCAGCTAACGTCCTTACTTAACGTGGCCGACGAAGCTATGTACGCCACCACCTTAGTTGCGCAAAATCCGTCAGAGGAATTAAATAAAAAACTGATTGTTTGCTCTGGCACTGGTGATTTTGCGAAGCGCGAAGGGGAAGAGCTCGAAACAGTACTGGCAGAAGATCAATTGCAAGCGTGCCAAGAAGCCCTAGCCAACAAAGCAATTGTTTACAGAGATGACTATTTGTTTGCCTACTGCAGTAGTAAGTTTAATCATAATTCGATGTTATTTGTATCCGGTGTGCCATCGAAACTGACAGATACGCAACGAAATTTAATTGAAATTTTTTCTCAAAATGTGCAGTTGGCATTTGAAAATGTACAATTACATACTGAAGTTGAAGCCACCCAACAAGAACTTGTTTATCGTTTAAGTGAAGCGGTTGAACAGCGCTCATGTGAAACGGGTAATCACGTAAAGCGGGTTGCTTATATTTGTTATGAGTTGGCATTAGGGTATGGATTATCTGAAGAGCAAGCGAATTTAATTCGTTTTGCATCGCCTTTACATGATGTGGGAAAAATAGGTATTCCAGATGCTATTTTAAATAAGCCTGGTAAGTTAAATAGCGATGAATGGGAAATTATGAAAACCCACGCAGGCAAAGGCTACGCCATTTTAAAAGATTCACCGCGTAAAATAGTCAGTGCAGGGGCGTTAATTGCACAGCAACATCACGAAAAGTGGGATGGTTCTGGTTACCCTTGCGGCTTAAAAGGCGAGCGTATCGATATTTTTGCTCGCATAGTGGCATTGGCAGATGTGTATGATGCACTGCGCCATAAACGTTGTTATAAAAGTGCGTGGACGCTTGAAGAAGCGGTTGCGGAGATCAATGCAAATAAAGGCACGCATTTTGATCCTAAACTTGTTGATGTATTCAATGATAGACTTGAAGAGCTTGAGGCGGTACTTTTACGCTTCCCTGATAAAACACATAACTAA